Proteins found in one Cricetulus griseus strain 17A/GY chromosome X, alternate assembly CriGri-PICRH-1.0, whole genome shotgun sequence genomic segment:
- the LOC100757726 gene encoding ras-related protein Rab-5B-like, with the protein MYYRGAQAAIVVYDITNQETFVRANTWVKELQQQASPSIVIAFAGNKADLANKSMVEYEEAQAYADDNSLLLMETSAKTAMTVNDLFLAIAKKLPKSEPQNLGGTAGRNRGVDLHEQS; encoded by the coding sequence ATGTACTACAGGGGTGCCCAGGCTGCAATTGTGGTCTATGATATTACTAATCAGGAAACTTTTGTCCGGGCAAATACATGGGTAAAGGAACTCCAGCAGCAAGCCAGCCCTAGCATTGTTATTGCCTTTGCAGGGAACAAAGCTGACCTTGCCAACAAGAGCATGGTGGAGTATGAAGAGGCACAGGCATATGCAGATGACAACAGCTTGTTATTGATGGAGACTTCAGCCAAGACTGCTATGACCGTGAATGACCTCTTCCTGGCAATAGCAAAGAAGTTGCCAAAGAGCGAACCCCAGAATCTGGGGGGTACAGCCGGCCGGAATCGAGGTGTGGATCTCCATGAACAGTCTTAG